tattactgcttcatcaaaaaaaaaaaacaactcagAAGACTTCAGAATTCTGATAATTATCTACGATTTCAAGAATAAGTTAAAACTCAAACTAAGTTTAAGCTATTGAAACACAAGAATTTCTTCTCCGTGCTCTACAATGTCTGTTTTCGTAGAATTTGAGAACTCCATGTAGTATCTTTATACAAATTGGGACACTAATATGGTAGATGAACAAAATTCATACATATTTTTTCTTGTTCCTTCATGCAAACAATGAAGTTAATGGTGAGCAGATCATATCTTTCTCATTGAGCTTCAcactctctcttctttttttgtaTGTATTGTGCGCGATAGTATAAGTTACGAATTTAATGGATTTTTGAGCCCTGAAATCGACGTAGTTCATCTTTTTTCTTAGCAATACAATCCACCAAGATCTAGTTCTGCATTTGATATTTCCATAGATATACCTAGCTAAAGTTAAACTCTTGCATCAGTATAGATCTCAAGGCCAAActatcatacgaagtgtgagatATTGGAGCAAACTGATGTCGACGTTTCAAAAGACGAGTTAAGCGAAAAATATCACTATTACGTGTAGTCTTGTCGTAGTAATACCATACTCTTAATCATGTAATTTTGATAATAATCTATTGCAGATGTTTCTGAAATCAAATTTGCTCTAATATACTTGATTCAATTGTTTTCCCCGTCTATCAACCATAGGTTTTATTGATTAGTAGAGATTTCTGGGTTGGTCATCCTTCTGGTTTTGATCATAAATCTTGTTTCTGTTTAATTATGTATCATTGGCATATTTAACTAATAAATTGTTTATTTTTAATCATGGATCACCCGTGTACCCCATATCGTCTTAAGAGTATgacatatcttttatttttctttttttcttaaagCATAAGTTTTATTGATTAGTTGATATTTCTGGATTGGTTATCCTTCTGGTTTTGATCATAAATCTTGTTTCCGTTTAATTATGTATCATTGGCATATTTAACTAATAAATTGCTTATTTTTAATCATGGATCACCTTGTACCCCATATCGTCTTAAGAGTATGGCATatccttattttttttcttttttttcttaaagcATAGGTTTTATTGATTAGTTGATATTTCTGGATTGCTTATCCTTTTGGTTTTAATCATAAATCGTGTTACTGATTAATTATGTACCATTCACATGTTCATCGTATAAATTGTTTGTTTTTAATCATGAATTACTTGCGTACCGCATATATATCGTCCGAAGAGTATggcctattttttatttttttatatgatcAGACAACACATGAATCATAGCCCTAAATTTTTTTACCCTTTTATCTAAGTCAAAAATTAACGGTCAACAACTGTATTCTATCTGAATCTCTCTGTGAATGAATGTTTCAAAAACAAATCAATGTTTTCTATAAAAGAATTCCTCTTTGACAGCTTGTACCACACTCTTAAAATAAGGCTTCAAAACCAAACGTCGTAGCTATATCAAGCATATCTGTTAACAAGGGGTCCAAATTTATTTGTGGTGTAATACCATTCAAAAGATGAAATGAATAAATTGGTACATGTATTAGCAGTCACAAATATTACTATTGTATCAAGGGAAATGAATAAAATGAaagtttgtttttttgataaatttgGTACATTTTAAATTCAAAATTCTAAAACGAAGTGGCAGTGTGACCCAACTTCCTAGTAAATGATAAACCACAAGTATTCCCAAATTAAACTCATGAGTCGTCCTTGTCTAACAAGTATTTTTTGATCAATATATCCCTCTACAATATGCAATAAAGCCCTACGGATCTAAAGCTTTCACTAGTTTGCTCCAGTTTCTCACATTTTTTATTTTACAAAGTGCAGATCTCATTGTCCATCAAATTTAAAATTTGTAACCACAAAGCATTACTAGCTACTACTTATAGTGAGGTAGTTGTTGCATGAAATATATATGAGCAAGAGAAATCTTGTGTCGGCGGAATTTCTTCCAACATTATCAAGTCAGACTCAGACGTTTCTTTTATTACTGTCTCATCATAAAAAGCACCCTCAAAATTTCTACTCACAAGATTTCAGAACTCAAATAATTTTTCTTccgtttgaaaaagaaaaagtcaAACCAGGTTTAAGCTATTAAATGTCAACTTTTTGTGGAATTAAGTCCATGTAGTAGTTTTGTATAAATTGTGACACTAATAGTAGATGAAGAAAGAAGTTAACGGAATGTGGATCATCTCTTTCTCATTGAGCTTCATATTCCCATGATTAGATCGTCTCTTTCTCATTAAACTTCATTTTCCcatgatttatttatttgaataGACTGTGTTTATTATTTTTAGTTAAGAATTTCGATGAATTTTTGATATTTGAAATCCACGTaactcaatttatttatttattttggcaaTACAATCGACCAAAATCTAGTTAAGCATTTGATATTTCCATAAATAACCTAGTTAAACTTAAACTCTCATaacaatatagatctcaaagctAAAATATCATATAAAGTGTGAGATATTGGAGCAACCTGATGCCGACGTCTCAAAAGCAAAGTTAAATGAACATATCACTGTTACTTGTAGGCTTGCAGCAGTAATATCATACTGTTAATCGCGGAATGCAGATGTTTCTGAAATCAAAAACGCCTATGTACCCCTTATCGTCTTGCAGGTAGTTAAAAAAACAACCTTTTTTTTAACCTTTTCTTTTGACTCAGGAATTAAACAGTCAACAATCGTCAATCGTATTCTATATCCATATCTCTCTGTAAATAAATGTTTCCTCCCACAGAAGATAAATGAATAACTTATAATTAAATATAGGTAAAAAAAAATGGTTGTGATCGATGTTTTCCAACATTATCAAGTCAATCATCTTCGTTTATTACAACTACCACATCTTAAAAAACCCTCTAAATTTCTCCTCACAAGACTTGAGAATTCTGATAATTTTTCTTCCATTTCAAGAAGAAAATCTCAAACTAGGTTTAAGCTATTCAAAGTCAAGGCATCTTCTTCTTTGTGTTCTACAAtgtctttattttctcaaaatccaATGGTAAATGACATTACATCTACTGTGATTACTAGTGGAGTTGCTCTATTTTGTCTTCAATTTTGGGGTGAAATTGCTAAGAGGAGGATCATTAAAGATCAGGTAAATGTTTCTCACAAGCTTTGAATTTTGTTTAGTAATTCCAGTTAGCAGTGAAATTGAACTATATGTAATAGTAGTGATTTTTAGAATTTCATTTGGTAGAAATTACATCCCCTAAACAAACGCCATCTAGACTGTATTTCTAAGTTATAACCTTAGACTGTGGAGGTACACCATCAAGGCGGAGATACCATCAGAATGCACCTGTCCACCCATAGAGACTCAATTTGAATTTCAATTGGGACAACCTAGTTTTATCTGGTCAGCTTGGTGCTAGAAGACACTAGTAGAAGGATTTGCAAATTAGAACAATTCAATCTAGAAGACACTGCACTGACGACTGATATTTCTTTCAGCGAGGATTAACTAAACCAACTGAGTTTGGTGAATAGGTGTGATTTCCCCAAATCCTTAGGTTGAGGGAATTGTTTACTGTACATGCTACTTTGATGTGATCAATTTGATTGAATTAAAAGAATTGTCTTCAAACATATCCGGTGTCCATGGAACAATTTGCTGGTCGCTTATTGCTTATTGACCTTGCCCAAACTCCCTGTCAGGCTGAGCAATCTCGCCATCTTCAGTCATTCTAGTAGTTCCAAGATATCCAGTTGAGGAAACAAACTTATGAATGATAGACTAAGATCCAACTGTAGGTACGAACCTGCTTCAACCTGGTCGTTCTAGTGTGCATGGAGTGGTTTACTTAATAAACCTAATCTTCACTAGTCACGTATTGCTTATTGACCTTCCCCAAACTCCCTGTCAGGCTGAGGCTGAGCACCCTCGCAAGCTTCAGTCATTCTAGTAGTTCCAAGATATCCAATAGACAAAACAAAGTTATGAATGATAGACCAAGATCCAACTGTAGATCCAATCTGATCCTTGTAGCCGATAATGCCAAAATAGACCAGGATATCAACAGCTAATGAAGTTGGTTTGCTATTTGGTCTTTTGACCTCTGCGTTTAGCATCTCAGGGGCTCATGAGGTTGGTTAGCACTATGTTCTCTTTGACCTCTAAGTTTAAGATCTCAGTGTCTTATTGACTGGAGGTTGGTTGGCATTATGGTCCTACATGGAGTCAAGTTCATTGCTTTAATCCAAAGTAGTTGAAGCCCAAGCAGTGAAATATATATTTGTAAAATAGTGATATTCTTGGATTCCACATTGGACCCTAAAGTCTAAAGCAAACTCCAAAATATATTCTGTGTTCTAGTCTTAGAGTGTGGGACCGTGGGTCTACCGGCCTCGAAGACTTGGGTGCTTATGATCTCAACGTCTTTTTGCTGACTGGAGGTGGGTTACATCATGGTCCTAATGGAGTCAAAATGATAGGGTTCAAGCCACAATAGTATAGGTCTATCTTTGTAGCTCTCAATTCCGTTACTTAATGCTTCTTGCATTTGTGAAGAATTCTTTATATTGAGTCTCATTCATTGGGTCTCTTCTTTGAAATATTCTAGAATGGTTTTGATACCAAGGGTTGGATTTAATGTTCAAATGCAGTAGTTTGATCTGGGATTGTGGACATTTCATTTTGTTCGAATCGAGTGGTTTGATAAATATGACGAATTGGTATTTTATTGACATTGTCACACTCCTGCATCTTTCTTCTCTTGATTAAAACCACGTAAATTTTCTTCTCCTTAGTATATAATGATGCCAGAACTTCGTTGGAGGTATATAAGCAACTTCCTTTTATTATGAATTGGAATAGACTTGAGAGTATGAGATATTTAACCTGCTTGGTTTCAAGAATATATTTAGCCAACTGACTTGTTTGTTGTTTCATCTATATTGGTAAATACTATCTTCTAAACCTGGTTTTTCTTGTTAGATTTTAATCAGGAAGTTTGTGCATATAAACATTGGACTGGTCTTCATGCTTATGTGGCCCATATTCAGGTAAACTCTACTTTGAAGGACAAGTGTTTGTTATTTCCCTGGCCTATCAGCCTAATGGTTTTGCCATGTTTTTACAGTTTTCGACCCCAAGCAGCATATTTGGCGGCTCTTGTTCCTGGAGTTAATATAATACGGATGCTAGTATTGGGTCTCgggttgattaaggatgaatctATGGTCATGTCGATGACCAGATCTGGAGATTACAGGTACTAGCATGGAAGACTAAAACTCTTAAAAGTTCCTGCTTGATTTTGGCTCTTACTAGCGGAAAATATGAAACTACGCAAGGATCATATTTTCAGGTTGAATTCACTTATATAGCATTCTATGTTTTGCCTTGTCTATTTGTACTGACATGTGCTCACTAAAAAAATGCTGATTATATAATCAGGAAATACGTATTAATAATTTCTGCTTCTCTTTTTCATCATACAACATCCAGTTTCATTTCTTTATTCTAACTTGTATCTTGCAATGCTTAGGGAACTATTGAAGGGGCCATTTTATTATGCTTCCACGGCAACTTTGGCTTGTGCTGTTTATTGGAGAACTTCCCCCATTGCAATTGCTATTATTTGCAACCTGTGTGCTGGAGATGGTAATTATTGTCTTTGTTGATGCAATCTAGCAAATACATTGATGCAGACTTGGTGTTTCCACTTTCTAGCACAACTATTACAAGAAACAGCAGAAATGTTCAGAATATTAGTTGTGCCACATTATCTTTCCAAAGGGGAACTTGCTTaagagaatgaatgaaattaCCGAATGATTTGACTTCGTTTCTTAATGGATCTTTTGTTAATTTTATTCTATACAGCATGTTAATCAAGGGGATAAAATGTTGTTTCTCACCCTGTTTCAGGTCTAGCTGATATAATGGGGAGGAGATTTGGCAAGAAAAAGCTTCCGCACAATAGAAACAAGTCTTATGCTGGTAGCATTGCCATGGCCATTGCTGGTTTCCTAGCATCTATTGGGTAACTTTTCTCGCCCCTGTTAAATCTAGAAATACATAACTCTAAATTGCAACATTAGAGACCACCCT
This genomic stretch from Papaver somniferum cultivar HN1 chromosome 5, ASM357369v1, whole genome shotgun sequence harbors:
- the LOC113284213 gene encoding probable phytol kinase 2, chloroplastic, coding for MVVIDVFQHYQVNHLRLLQLPHLKKPSKFLLTRLENSDNFSSISRRKSQTRFKLFKVKASSSLCSTMSLFSQNPMVNDITSTVITSGVALFCLQFWGEIAKRRIIKDQILIRKFVHINIGLVFMLMWPIFSFRPQAAYLAALVPGVNIIRMLVLGLGLIKDESMVMSMTRSGDYRELLKGPFYYASTATLACAVYWRTSPIAIAIICNLCAGDGLADIMGRRFGKKKLPHNRNKSYAGSIAMAIAGFLASIGYMHFFSQFGFIKESPSLVLGFLIVSLATTLVESLSISTEIDDNLTVPLTAALVGSLVL